AGCTTACCAACGTCTGCTTAGCCCCTTGCTGGGTCAGAATTGCCGATTTAATCCCACCTGTTCCGCTTATGCCATTGAAGCAATAAATGCCTTTGGAGTGATAAAAGGCGGTTGGTTAGCAGGCAAACGTATATTAAAATGCCACCCACTTAACGCAGGGGGCGATGATCCCGTGCCAACTTCAAAAAAAGAGAAATAACACATTATGGAATCCCAACGCAATTTGTTGTTTATTGCATTACTCGTTGTTACTTATTTGCTGTTTACCCAATGGCAACAGGACAATGCGCCCGCCCCCAGCGAACCGGCAATAAGCCAGTCTTTTGAAGATACCCGGGGAGCAACACAGGATTTTGTGCCGCCTTC
This genomic window from Thalassomonas viridans contains:
- the yidD gene encoding membrane protein insertion efficiency factor YidD — protein: MAKNNSAPKTLAIGLIKAYQRLLSPLLGQNCRFNPTCSAYAIEAINAFGVIKGGWLAGKRILKCHPLNAGGDDPVPTSKKEK